In a single window of the Panthera leo isolate Ple1 chromosome A1, P.leo_Ple1_pat1.1, whole genome shotgun sequence genome:
- the LOC122219924 gene encoding sperm-associated acrosin inhibitor-like codes for MSLFSSWIKAIFIIALAFPLYSETSLARMPEARSTPQCRPYSDEQDYCTRESDPICANNGKTYGNICTFFREKKKNGDKFDFAHFGYC; via the exons ATGTCCCTCTTCTCATCGTGGATCAAAGCTATTTTCATCATTGCCTTGGCATTTCCTCTTTATTCTG AAACTTCTTTGGCACGTATGCCAGAAGCCAGAAGTACA CCACAATGTAGACCATATTCAGATGAGCAAGATTATTGCACCAGAGAATCAGATCCAATCTGTGCGAACAATGGAAAAACTTATGGAAATATATGTACTTTCTTCAGGGAAAAGAA GAAAAATGGTGACAAATTTGATTTTGCGCATTTTGGTTACTGTTGA